One window from the genome of Cloacibacillus sp. encodes:
- a CDS encoding SDR family oxidoreductase, which produces MKFLNKTVLITGASGGIGRALAKGFAREGAAVALVGRDKERTAEVARCCGAVYHSTLDITDPANCKKIIQDVYKLAGGLDVLINNAGAMFRGDIADTPDEEWLKLFDINVHAVFYLSKEAIKVMREHHIKGNIVHIASNSALGGRKGHIAYATTKGAVVQMARCMALDCAVDQIRVNAVCPGATDTSMPMSKHGIEMTRERLIENCRLTIPMQRMAAPEEVVSAVLFIASEESSYITGTTLSVDGGTTAG; this is translated from the coding sequence ATGAAATTTCTTAACAAGACCGTTCTGATAACCGGTGCGTCCGGGGGGATCGGCAGGGCTTTAGCAAAGGGATTCGCAAGAGAAGGTGCCGCTGTAGCTCTCGTCGGCAGGGACAAGGAGCGGACAGCGGAGGTAGCGAGGTGTTGTGGTGCAGTTTATCATTCCACCCTCGATATCACTGATCCAGCAAACTGCAAAAAAATAATTCAAGATGTTTATAAGCTGGCTGGAGGCCTTGACGTATTGATCAACAACGCGGGAGCAATGTTCCGAGGTGATATAGCGGACACTCCTGACGAAGAATGGCTAAAACTTTTTGATATCAACGTACATGCGGTTTTTTATCTTTCCAAAGAGGCAATCAAAGTCATGCGTGAACATCATATAAAAGGCAATATTGTTCATATTGCCTCCAACAGCGCTCTTGGCGGGCGTAAAGGTCACATTGCATACGCAACTACAAAAGGCGCTGTAGTGCAGATGGCTCGCTGTATGGCCCTTGACTGCGCAGTCGACCAAATTCGTGTCAATGCCGTCTGTCCAGGAGCGACTGATACCTCTATGCCAATGTCGAAGCATGGAATCGAAATGACGCGCGAGCGTCTTATAGAAAATTGCCGTCTAACTATACCGATGCAGCGTATGGCCGCCCCCGAAGAAGTTGTTTCAGCGGTGCTCTTCATTGCTTCGGAAGAGTCTAGTTACATCACGGGAACGACGCTTTCTGTTGACGGAGGAACCACAGCAGGTTAG
- a CDS encoding amidohydrolase family protein — protein sequence MSYTIFKNATLIDGNGGDPKYNASVLIEDNIIKEVADNEIHCASADVIDCQGNALLPGLIDGHMHLGLIEIEVVDIVRRNPIGLIAARMFRNMRESLAMGYTSARDTGGADVGFRLAMENGEALGPRLRVSGPCIAQSGGHGDNRGPSEYRPYYEGSMGFRSRLADGRAEVLKACRETLREGADFIKIMACGGCASPTGGPNACQYTPEEMSAAVEVADNAGTYVAAHCYSDKSIRRCTEAGIRTIEHGNLLERQTAKMMAERGTYLVPTQITYEMVLEHARDTLSKFMYDKFIAVNDRGYEAIKIAMEEGVKIGGGSDLTGHNTQYAFGAITYQARAQGAMNAIVSFTKVNSEIMGISEQVGTIEAGKLADFIVVKGNPLENMELFKNSAENVLVIMQDGKTYKKLI from the coding sequence ATGAGTTACACAATATTTAAAAATGCAACATTGATAGACGGTAACGGAGGAGATCCTAAGTATAACGCGTCGGTATTGATTGAAGATAATATTATAAAAGAGGTTGCAGATAATGAAATACATTGCGCCTCCGCAGATGTAATAGATTGTCAAGGAAATGCTTTGCTGCCAGGGCTTATTGACGGTCACATGCACCTTGGGCTTATTGAGATAGAAGTAGTTGATATCGTTCGTCGCAATCCTATCGGACTGATAGCCGCGAGAATGTTCAGAAATATGCGTGAATCGTTGGCGATGGGATATACTTCAGCCCGTGATACCGGCGGCGCGGATGTGGGTTTTCGCCTTGCGATGGAAAATGGTGAAGCGCTTGGGCCGCGTTTGAGAGTCAGCGGACCGTGCATAGCGCAAAGCGGCGGCCACGGCGACAACAGAGGTCCGTCGGAGTATCGCCCTTACTATGAAGGTTCCATGGGATTCAGATCAAGATTGGCCGACGGCAGAGCTGAAGTTCTGAAAGCGTGCAGAGAGACACTGCGTGAAGGTGCGGACTTTATCAAAATCATGGCGTGCGGCGGATGCGCGAGTCCGACCGGAGGTCCAAACGCGTGTCAATATACACCGGAAGAGATGTCGGCCGCAGTAGAAGTGGCGGACAACGCTGGGACTTACGTCGCGGCACATTGTTATTCGGATAAGAGCATACGCCGCTGCACCGAAGCCGGAATCCGCACGATTGAACATGGGAATCTGCTTGAGCGACAGACCGCTAAGATGATGGCTGAGAGAGGCACCTATCTTGTACCCACCCAAATAACCTATGAAATGGTGCTGGAACATGCTCGAGATACTCTTTCAAAGTTTATGTACGATAAATTTATCGCAGTGAATGACAGAGGCTATGAAGCCATCAAAATCGCTATGGAAGAAGGTGTCAAAATCGGAGGCGGCAGCGACCTTACCGGACATAATACACAATATGCCTTTGGCGCCATTACATACCAGGCTAGGGCACAGGGCGCAATGAACGCGATAGTATCGTTTACAAAGGTAAACTCGGAGATTATGGGTATATCAGAACAGGTCGGAACCATTGAAGCCGGTAAACTGGCCGACTTTATCGTTGTTAAAGGGAATCCGTTAGAAAACATGGAGCTCTTTAAAAATTCCGCAGAGAACGTTTTAGTGATCATGCAGGACGGAAAGACATACAAGAAGCTGATCTAG